One genomic window of Garra rufa chromosome 2, GarRuf1.0, whole genome shotgun sequence includes the following:
- the LOC141325137 gene encoding transmembrane protein 254-like has protein sequence MAKSDGCSYFRRSSLFWMVAVTVSVSFYTWTVFWPQDVPYGSLGPLGALAKHLVDNYYPVLYYGWFLTWAIHLCEALFAMKICSDKGIDSSSTRLLWFAQTFLFGFASLGLLLKYKPDGRSKRH, from the exons ATGGCTAAAAGTGACGGTTGCTCGTATTTCAGGAGATCCAGTCTGTTTTGGATGGTGGCCGTGACGGTTTCTGTGAGTTTTTACACG TGGACGGTGTTTTGGCCTCAGGACGTCCCGTATGGCAGTCTGGGTCCTCTCGGCGCTCTGGCCAAGCATTTGGTGGACAATTATTATCCTGTGCTGTATTACGG ATGGTTTTTGACATGGGCCATCCATTTGTGTGAGGCTCTATTTGCAATGAAGATCTGCAG TGATAAAGGCATCGACAGCAGCTCCACACGTTTGCTGTGGTTCGCTCAGACCTTCCTGTTTGGTTTCGCGTCTCTGGGTCTTCTGCTCAAATACAAGCCCGACGGCCGATCCAAACGCCACTGA